The following proteins are encoded in a genomic region of Rattus rattus isolate New Zealand chromosome 2, Rrattus_CSIRO_v1, whole genome shotgun sequence:
- the LOC116893935 gene encoding 40S ribosomal protein S18-like, whose translation MSLAISEKFQHILPVLNTNIDGQQKIAFAITAFKGVGRRYAHVVLRKADIDLTKRAGEPTEDEAERVITIMQNPLQYKTPDWFLSRQKDVKGGKYSQVLANGLDNKLCEDLELLKEIRAHRGLCLFWDLCVRG comes from the coding sequence ATGTCTCTAGCGATCTCTGAGAAGTTCCAGCACATCTTGCCAGTACTCAACACCAACATCGATGGGCAGCAGAAAATAGCTTTCGCCATTACTGCCTTTAAGGGTGTGGGGCGGAGATATGCTCATGTGGTGTTGAGGAAAGCAGACATTGACCTCACCAAGAGGGCTGGAGAACCCACGGAGGATGAGGCGGAGCGTGTGATCACCATTATGCAGAACCCACTACAGTACAAGACCCCAGACTGGTTCTTGAGCAGACAGAAGGATGTGAAGGGTGGGAAGTACAGCCAGGTTCTGGCCAATGGTCTAGACAACAAGCTGTGTGAGGACCTGGAGCTGCTGAAGGAAATTCGAGCCCATAGGGGGCTGTGCCTCTTCTGGGACCTTTGTGTCCGCGGTTAG